In Haematobia irritans isolate KBUSLIRL chromosome 1, ASM5000362v1, whole genome shotgun sequence, a genomic segment contains:
- the LOC142241881 gene encoding uncharacterized protein LOC142241881, giving the protein MQLGHSPATLQLNTQQYTYRNFNLLRSTMTLGNICLESLAPRNPNIHQCLLCSRYHSLRFCRKFLGMDIGARRREVRRLGYCMNCLARSHKSYDCISEVACKECGGEHHTLLHLHPVPRLTEEQMRGRRVPSDMRHLLTRINRERSPANHQKSVHRQSRHQHSLNQRNIREGKTISHTRSTSDHRKNPINREPSQTPYRVTRTEDRSSAIHSRVLEQIHMVQIAIRALHRLNDALTD; this is encoded by the exons ATGCAACTGGGACATTCTCCAGCAACACTGCAACTCAACACACAACAATACACCTACAGAAATTTTAATCTACTCAGATCTACAATGACACTCGGTAACATTTGCTTGGAGTCGCT ggCACCAAGAAATCCAAACATCCACCAGTGTCTCCTTTGCAGCCGATACCACTCATTACGTTTTTGCCGAAAATTTCTAGGAATGGACATTGGCGCTAGACGAAGAGAAGTTCGACGACTTGGATATTGCATGAACTGCCTGGCTCGGTCCCACAAGTCATACGACTGCATTTCGGAAGTAGCGTGCAAGGAATGTGGAGGTGAACATCACACCTTACTTCACCTTCATCCCGTGCCCCGGCTTACAGAAGAACAAATGAGAGGTAGACGAGTACCATCCGATATGCGGCATTTGTTAACCAGGATAAATAGGGAAAGAAGTCCCGCAAATCACCAGAAATCTGTTCATAGACAAAGTCGCCATCAACACTCCTTGAATCAAAGAAATATTCGTGAAGGCAAAACCATCAGCCATACTAGATCAACGTCCGACCATCGCAAAAACCCCATCAACCGTGAACCAAGTCAAACGCCATATCGCGTTACACGAACAGAAGACAGAAGTTCAGCTATCCACAGTCGAGTGCTTGAGCAAATCCACATGGTTCAAATAGCTATCAGGGCGCTACACAGACTTAACGATGCTCTTACTGATTGA